A window of the Phaseolus vulgaris cultivar G19833 chromosome 5, P. vulgaris v2.0, whole genome shotgun sequence genome harbors these coding sequences:
- the LOC137834432 gene encoding putative leucine-rich repeat receptor-like protein kinase At2g19210: protein MWMTFYVAVLALLRIPAYAQPGFISIDCGAEAGVNTESSIHINYVSDANFTNTGVRGTISSEISRQTQQQLSRLRRFPEGNKNCYKISVTRGSKYLIRTLFLYGNYDGQNIPPQFDLLLEANKWATVNISNASNPEFEEIIHVPSLDYVQICLVDTGHGTPFITTIEFITLKNNTYVTQYGSLKLYLRNDFGSNIIYRYPTDVYDRLWYILEPFEDWTNLSGSIPDDSLDKGDYQLRAIIMSTAVRPANDSAPLVISWEPQDETDEFYVYMHFTEIQELTTNQTRQFNIMRNGELWISNFSPRYLAVDSLYTSSSSAVSGKEIKYSLVRTGNSILPPIISALEVYTVDLQKPETFQGDVDAITSIKSVYGVKRDWQGDPCAPAAYLWDGLNCTYGDDEVPRITTCKSCYPNFYYCFIKLR, encoded by the exons ATGTGGATGACTTTCTACGTTGCTGTTTTAGCTCTTCTACGTATTCCAGCTTATGCTCAACCAG GATTCATCAGCATAGATTGCGGAGCTGAAGCAGGTGTCAACACTGAGTCATCAATACACATAAATTATGTTTCGGATGCAAATTTCACAAATACTGGTGTGAGAGGGACAATATCATCTGAGATCAGCAGGCAGACTCAACAACAACTGAGCAGGCTGAGAAGGTTCCCGGAAGGAAACAAGAACTGCTACAAAATAAGCGTCACAAGAGGCTCTAAGTATCTCATCCGCACTCTTTTTCTTTATGGAAATTATGATGGCCAAAATATTCCACCACAGTTTGATCTTCTTCTGGAAGCTAACAAATGGGCTACAGTTAATATAAGCAATGCATCCAATCCCGAATTCGAGGAGATCATACACGTACCTTCACTGGATTATGTACAAATCTGTCTGGTTGACACAGGCCATGGCACACCATTTATAACAACCATAGAATTCAttactttgaaaaataatacatacGTCACTCAATATGGATCGCTGAAACTTTACCTGCGTAACGATTTTGGTTCAAACATAATCTACAG GTATCCGACTGATGTTTATGATCGTTTGTGGTACATCCTTGAACCATTCGAAGATTGGACAAACCTAAGTGGTTCAATTCCAGATGATTCTTTAGATAAGGGCGATTACCAACTGAGAGCTATTATCATGAGCACCGCAGTTAGACCGGCAAATGATAGTGCTCCGTTGGTAATAAGCTGGGAGCCACAAGATGAAACTGATGAATTCTATGTTTACATGCACTTCACAGAGATTCAAGAGTTAACCACCAATCAGACAAGACAATTCAACATCATGAGGAACGGTGAATTATGGATTTCAAATTTTTCTCCGCGATACCTGGCTGTCGACTCTTTATATACCTCTTCATCTTCAGCCGTCAGtggaaaagaaattaaatattccCTCGTGAGGACCGGAAATTCAATCCTGCCTCCCATCATCAGTGCCCTTGAAGTTTACACAGTCGACTTACAGAAACCAGAAACATTCCAAGGAGATG TTGATGCCATTACAAGCATCAAGTCCGTTTATGGAGTGAAAAGAGATTGGCAAGGTGATCCATGCGCTCCTGCAGCCTACTTGTGGGATGGTTTGAACTGTACTTATGGCGACGATGAGGTCCCAAGAATCACAACTTGTAAGTCTTGTTACCCAAATTTCTATTATTGCTTTATAAAACTGAGATGa